Proteins co-encoded in one Haloarcula sp. DT43 genomic window:
- the mutS gene encoding DNA mismatch repair protein MutS, whose translation MTEATGIVGEFLSLKEGTDADLLAMQCGDFYEFFAEDAEIVADELDLKVSQKSSHGSSYPMAGVPVDDLTPYVSALVERGYRVAVADQHETESGHAREITRVVTPGTHLETGDESAQYLAAVVREAGRDGGDTYGIAATDVTTGQFQVTQLDDADAGEALTELYTFAPAEILPGPELRNDDAFLDRLRERTDAALTLHDSASFEPGRASHTVREQFGSETVDSVGIGEQDAAVRAAGAVLSYVEDTGVGTLAAVTRLQAYGERDHVDLDATTQRNLELTETMQGDSSGSLFDTIDHTVTAAGGRLLRQWLQRPRRNRAELRRRQSCVAALSEAAMARERIRETLADAYDLERLAARATSGSADARDLRAVQETLALLGRVADTVAETERLAESPLADALDGADREAADALAAELDGALVADPPGTVRQGGLFERGYDADLDEVIDEHEAALEWLETLPDREKERTGITHLSVDRNKTDGYYIQVGKSETDAVPEEYQHVKTLKNSKRYTTPELDEKERDVLRLEERRHDMEYERFQELRERVAERATLLQDVGRALAELDAFASLSVHAVENDWTRPAVVEGDELAIEAGRHPVVEQTTEFVPNDLYMGADRQFLIVTGPNMSGKSTYMRQAALITLLAQVGSFVPARSATVGMVDGIFTRVGALDELAQGRSTFMVEMQELSNILHSATEESLVILDEVGRGTATFDGISIAWAATEYIVNSVRSKTLFATHYHELTALGEELPAVENVHVAVDGEPRAADGDGDVTFLRTVREGPTDRSYGVHVADLAGVPEPVVARSQEVLDRLRDDKAIEVRGSEGAGGGTTQAVFDLDSGQFKGASEDAGTGEPVATDGSPEHAPGTGSGGDDPTASLDPEAEAVLSELTGLDVTETPPVELMAKVQEWQAELDDE comes from the coding sequence ATGACAGAGGCGACGGGAATCGTCGGGGAGTTTCTCTCGCTCAAGGAGGGGACCGACGCGGACCTGCTGGCGATGCAGTGTGGCGACTTCTACGAGTTCTTCGCCGAGGACGCCGAAATCGTCGCCGACGAGCTCGACCTGAAGGTGAGCCAGAAGTCCTCCCACGGCTCGTCGTACCCGATGGCGGGGGTGCCGGTCGACGACCTGACGCCGTACGTCTCCGCGCTAGTCGAGCGGGGCTACCGGGTCGCCGTCGCCGACCAGCACGAGACCGAGAGCGGCCACGCCCGGGAGATAACGCGGGTCGTCACACCCGGGACACACCTAGAGACCGGCGACGAGTCGGCGCAGTACCTCGCCGCAGTGGTTCGAGAGGCCGGCCGGGACGGCGGTGACACCTACGGCATCGCCGCGACGGACGTGACCACCGGCCAGTTCCAGGTCACGCAACTGGACGACGCCGACGCGGGCGAGGCGCTGACGGAGTTGTACACGTTCGCGCCGGCCGAAATCCTCCCCGGACCGGAGTTGCGCAACGACGACGCGTTCCTCGACCGCCTGCGCGAGCGGACGGACGCGGCGCTGACCCTGCACGATTCGGCGTCGTTCGAGCCGGGGCGGGCGAGCCACACCGTCCGCGAGCAGTTCGGGAGCGAGACGGTCGACAGCGTCGGCATCGGCGAGCAGGACGCCGCGGTGCGGGCCGCGGGCGCGGTGCTGTCCTACGTTGAGGACACCGGCGTCGGCACGCTGGCGGCGGTCACGCGCCTGCAGGCGTACGGCGAGCGCGACCACGTCGATCTCGACGCGACGACCCAGCGCAACCTCGAACTCACCGAGACGATGCAGGGCGACAGTTCGGGGTCGCTGTTCGACACCATCGACCACACCGTCACGGCCGCCGGCGGGCGACTGCTCCGGCAGTGGCTCCAGCGACCCCGGCGCAACCGGGCCGAACTCCGGCGGCGGCAGTCCTGCGTGGCGGCGCTGTCGGAGGCGGCGATGGCCCGCGAGCGGATTCGGGAGACGCTGGCGGACGCCTACGACCTCGAACGGCTGGCCGCCCGGGCCACCTCCGGGAGCGCCGACGCGCGGGACCTGCGGGCGGTCCAGGAGACGCTGGCGCTGCTGGGCCGGGTCGCAGACACCGTCGCCGAGACCGAGCGGCTGGCCGAGTCGCCGCTTGCCGACGCTCTCGACGGCGCTGACCGCGAGGCGGCCGACGCGCTGGCCGCGGAGCTGGACGGCGCGTTGGTCGCGGACCCGCCGGGGACGGTGCGCCAGGGCGGCCTGTTCGAGCGAGGGTACGACGCCGACCTCGACGAGGTCATCGACGAGCACGAGGCCGCCCTGGAGTGGCTGGAGACGCTGCCGGACCGCGAGAAGGAGCGGACCGGCATCACCCACCTCTCGGTCGACCGGAACAAGACCGACGGCTACTACATCCAGGTCGGCAAGAGCGAGACCGACGCCGTTCCCGAGGAGTACCAGCACGTCAAGACGCTGAAAAACTCCAAGCGCTACACCACGCCCGAACTCGACGAGAAGGAGCGGGACGTGCTGCGCTTGGAGGAGCGCCGCCACGACATGGAGTACGAGCGCTTTCAGGAACTCCGCGAGCGAGTGGCCGAGCGCGCGACGCTGCTACAAGACGTGGGCCGGGCGCTGGCGGAACTGGACGCGTTCGCGTCGCTTTCGGTCCACGCCGTCGAGAACGACTGGACCCGGCCGGCGGTCGTCGAGGGCGACGAGCTCGCCATCGAGGCCGGCCGCCACCCGGTCGTCGAACAGACCACCGAGTTCGTCCCGAACGACCTCTACATGGGCGCTGACCGGCAGTTCCTCATCGTCACCGGCCCGAACATGAGCGGGAAGTCCACGTACATGCGCCAGGCCGCGCTCATCACGCTACTCGCCCAGGTGGGCAGTTTCGTGCCGGCGCGGTCGGCGACGGTCGGGATGGTCGACGGCATCTTCACCCGCGTCGGCGCGCTGGACGAACTCGCACAGGGGCGCTCGACGTTCATGGTCGAGATGCAGGAGCTGTCGAACATCCTCCACTCGGCGACCGAAGAATCACTCGTGATACTTGACGAGGTGGGTCGCGGGACGGCCACCTTCGACGGCATCTCGATAGCCTGGGCGGCCACGGAGTACATCGTCAACTCCGTCCGGTCGAAGACGCTGTTTGCGACCCACTACCACGAGCTGACCGCGTTGGGCGAGGAGCTGCCGGCCGTCGAGAACGTCCACGTCGCGGTCGACGGCGAGCCCCGCGCCGCGGACGGGGACGGCGATGTGACCTTCCTCCGGACGGTGCGTGAGGGGCCGACCGACCGCTCCTACGGCGTCCACGTCGCCGACCTCGCCGGCGTCCCCGAGCCGGTCGTCGCCCGCTCACAGGAGGTGCTGGACCGCCTTCGCGACGACAAGGCCATCGAGGTGCGGGGCAGCGAGGGGGCCGGCGGCGGGACGACACAGGCCGTCTTCGACCTGGACTCGGGGCAGTTCAAGGGCGCGTCGGAAGACGCCGGGACCGGCGAGCCGGTAGCGACCGACGGGAGTCCCGAACACGCGCCCGGGACCGGGAGCGGCGGTGACGACCCCACGGCGTCGCTCGACCCCGAGGCCGAAGCCGTCCTCTCGGAGCTGACGGGCCTGGACGTCACCGAGACGCCGCCGGTCGAGCTGATGGCGAAAGTCCAGGAGTGGCAGGCCGAGCTGGACGACGAGTAA